A single region of the Phyllostomus discolor isolate MPI-MPIP mPhyDis1 chromosome 14, mPhyDis1.pri.v3, whole genome shotgun sequence genome encodes:
- the ZNF687 gene encoding zinc finger protein 687: protein MGDMKTPDFDDLLAAFDIPDIDANEAIHSGPEENEGPGGSGKPEPSVGGESGEVTAAAVRDGPGVSAQASDHGLPSADISAVSVIVKNTVCPEQSESLLGSSGGEGARAGGTTKEGPVGPRLMQNGFGGPEPSLPGNPHSPTPPSGGTWKEKSMEGKAPLDLFAHFEPEPGEHPDPLPPSAPSPPREGAMTPPPFPSPFELAQENGPALLPPASPTPLGALKQGGCSPLHPQSIARLGSGSTPEAVGIPASTSPPQVAGVPFFKQSPGHQSPLASPKVPSCQPLKEEEEDQGPVDKSPGSPQSPSSGAEAADEDSNDSPASSSSSRPLKVRIKTIKTSCGNITRTVTRVPSDPDPPTPLAEGTFLAEANFLKFSPVAPTPEGPKVVSVQLGDGTRLKGTVLPVATIQNASTAMLMAASVARKAVVLPGGTATSPKMMAKNVLSLVPQALPKAEGRAGLGPGGQKLNGASVVMVQPSKAATVPGAGGGTVISRTQSSLVEAFNKILNSKNLLPAYRPNLSPPAEAGLALPPTGYRCLECGDAFSLEKSLARHYDRRSMRIEVTCNHCARRLVFFNKCSLLLHAREHKDKGLVMQCSHLVMRPVALDQMVGQPDIMPLLAVPPALGPPVLPALGKGDGAITTSAISTVAAEAPLLPLSAEPPAAPATSAYTCFRCLECKEQCRDKAGMAAHFQQLGPPAPGATSNVCSTCPMMLPNRCSFSAHQRMHKNRPPHVCPECGGNFLQANFQTHLREACLHFSRRVGYRCPSCAVVFGGVNSIKSHIQTSHCEVFHKCPICPMAFKSAPSAHAHLYTQHPNFLSQQAKMIYKCAMCDTVFTHKPLLSSHFDQHLLPQRVSVFKCPSCPLLFAQKRTMLDHLKNTHQSGRLGEETPGKGAGDALTTPKAEPEELTVSRGGAAPATEESSSTSEEEELPSSPEPARSNKRPPRRDLGSKGTKGGGGGTGGWTCGLCHSWFPERDEYVAHMKKEHGKSVKKFPCRLCERSFCSAPSLRRHVRVNHEGIKRVYPCRYCTEGKRTFSSRLILEKHVQVRHGLPLGDQSPGRGSIVVRGPGARGQGPGRKRRQSSDSCSEEPDSTTPPAKSPRGGPGSGGPLPYRSSGSVEQSLMVGLRVDGATLQCLDCGLCFASPGSLSRHRFISHKKKRGVGSASALGLGDGEEEVPPLSRSDAEVGDSPLPASGDPLTCKVCGKSCDSPLNLKTHFRTHGMAFIRARQGGSGDN from the exons ATGGGAGACATGAAGACCCCTGATTTCGATGACCTCCTTGCTGCGTTTGACATCCCCGACATTGATGCAAACGAAGCCATCCATTCTGGGCCAGAGGAAAACGAGGGACCAGGAGGCTCAGGGAAGCCAGAGCCCAGTGTCGGGGGTGAATCTGGAGAAGTAACAGCAGCAGCTGTAAGGGATGGCCCTGGGGTTTCAGCCCAGGCTTCTGACCATGGCCTGCCATCGGCGGACATTTCAGCAGTCAGTGTCATTGTCAAGAACACTGTGTGTCCTGAGCAGTCTGAGTCCCTGCTTGGAAGttcaggaggggagggggcccgggCTGGGGGTACAACTAAGGAAGGGCCTGTGGGACCTCGTCTGATGCAAAATGGTTTTGGGGGCCCTGAGCCATCCCTTCCAGGAAACCCCCACTCGCCAACTCCCCCCAGTGGGGGTACGTGGAAAGAAAAATCCATGGAAGGCAAAGCTCCGTTGGACCTCTTTGCTCATTTTGAGCCTGAGCCAGGGGAGCACCCTGATCCCTTGCCTCCTTCTGCACCCTCTCCACCTCGGGAAGGGGCCATgaccccacctcctttcccttctccctttgaGCTGGCTCAGGAGAATGGCCCAGCCTTGCTGCCGCCTGCTTCTCCCACACCGCTGGGCGCCTTGaagcagggtggctgcagcccacTCCATCCTCAGAGCATAGCCCGGCTCGGCTCAGGATCTACCCCTGAGGCTGTGGGCATCCCTGCTAGCACATCGCCTCCCCAGGTTGCTGGGGTGCCCTTCTTTAAACAGTCTCCAGGGCATCAGAGCCCTCTTGCCTCCCCAAAAGTACCCAGCTGTCAGCCCctaaaggaagaagaagaggatcAGGGGCCAGTGGACAAGTCTCCAGGAAGTCCCCAGAGTCCTTCTAGTGGAGCTGAGGCTGCTGATGAGGACAGCAAtgactctcctgcctcctccagctcTTCTAGGCCCCTCAAGGTGCGGATCAAGACCATTAAAACATCCTGTGGGAATATCACAAGAACTGTAACCCGGGTCCCCTCAGACCCTGATCCCCCTACCCCCTTGGCCGAGGGGACCTTCCTGGCCGAGGCTAACTTCTTAAAATTCTCCCCTGTGGCTCCGACTCCTGAGGGTCCAAAGGTGGTGAGCGTCCAATTGGGTGATGGCACGAGGCTGAAGGGCACTGTGTTGCCTGTGGCCACCATCCAGAATGCAAGTACTGCCATGCTGATGGCGGCCAGCGTGGCCCGCAAAGCTGTGGTTCTGCCTGGGGGCACTGCCACCAGCCCTAAGATGATGGCTAAGAATGTGCTAAGTCTGGTGCCCCAAGCTCTGCCCAAGGCTGAGgggcgggcggggctggggccaggaggcCAGAAGCTGAATGGTGCCTCAGTGGTGATGGTGCAGCCTTCCAAGGCCGCCACTGTGCCAGGGGCAGGCGGTGGCACAGTGATCTCACGGACCCAGTCCAGCCTGGTGGAGGCCTTCAACAAGATTCTCAACAGTAAGAACCTGCTGCCTGCCTACCGGCCAAACCTGAGTCCACCTGCTGAGGCTGGACTGGCCCTGCCTCCAACAGGCTACCGCTGCCTCGAGTGTGGGGATGCCTTTTCGCTGGAGAAGAGCCTGGCGAGGCACTATGACCGCCGGAGCATGCGCATTGAGGTCACCTGCAACCACTGTGCCCGCCGCCTGGTCTTCTTCAACAAGTGCAGCCTGCTGCTGCACGCCAGGGAGCACAAGGACAAGGGGCTTGTCATGCAGTGCTCGCACCTGGTCATGAGGCCTGTAGCTCTTGACCAGATGGTGGGGCAGCCGGACATCATGCCCCTGCTGGCTGTCCCACCTGCCCTTGGACCTCCAGTCTTGCCTGCCTTGGGCAAGGGCGATGGGGCCATCACCACCTCCGCCATTTCTACAGTTGCTGCTGAGGCCCCTTTGCTGCCGCTCTCAGCCGAGCCGCCTGCTGCCCCTGCCACCTCTGCTTACACATGCTTTCGCTGCCTGGAGTGCAAGGAGCAGTGCCGGGACAAGGCTGGCATGGCTGCCCACTTCCAGCAGCTTGGGCCTCCTGCCCCGGGGGCCACCAGCAAT GTGTGCTCAACCTGCCCCATGATGCTCCCCAATCGCTGCAGCTTCAGTGCCCATCAGCGCATGCATAAGAATCGACCTCCCCACGTCTGCCCTGAGTGTGGGGGCAACTTCCTACAAGCCAATTTTCAGACCCACCTCCGGGAGGCCTGTCTGCATTTCTCTCGCCGTGTAGGATACAG GTGCCCCAGCTGTGCAGTTGTGTTTGGGGGTGTGAACTCCATCAAGTCGCACATCCAGACGTCGCACTGCGAGGTTTTCCACAAGTGCCCCATCTGCCCCATGGCCTTCAAGTCTGCACCCAGCGCCCACGCCCACCTCTATACCCAGCATCCCAACTTCCTCTCGCAGCAGGCCAA GATGATCTACAAGTGCGCCATGTGTGACACGGTCTTCACTCACAagcccctcctctcctcacaCTTCGACCAGCACTTGCTGCCCCAGCGGGTCAGTGTCTTCAAGTGCCCGTCTTGTCCTCTGCTTTTTGCCCAAAAAAGGACCATGCTGGACCATCTCAAG AACACCCATCAGTCTGGTCGCTTGGGAGAGGAGACTCCTGGGAAAGGGGCTGGGGATGCCCTTACGACCCCCAAGGCTGAACCCGAGGAGCTGACTGTGTCTCGGGGAGGAGCAGCTCCCGCTACAGAGGAATCTTCTTCAACCTCAGAAGAGGAGGAACTACCCAGCTCCCCGGAGCCCGCTCGCTCAAACAAACGGCCCCCCCGGCGGGACCTAGGCAGCAAAGGCacaaagggtgggggtgggggcactggagGCTGGACCTGTGGCCTCTGTCACTCCTGGTTCCCAGAGCGTGACGAGTATGTGGCTCACATGAAGAAGGAGCATGGCAAG TCCGTGAAGAAGTTTCCCTGTCGCCTGTGTGAGCGATCCTTCTGTTCTGCTCCCAGCCTGAGGCGCCACGTCAGAGTCAATCATGAGGGTATCAAGCGAGTTTATCCATGCAG GTATTGCACAGAGGGAAAACGCACCTTCAGCAGCCGCCTGATCCTAGAGAAACACGTCCAGGTCCGGCATGGCTTGCCTCTTGGGGACCAGTCTCCTGGCCGGGGAAGTATTGTGGTCCGGGGCCCCGGCGCCAGAGGCCAG GGCCCAGGACGAAAACGTCGCCAGTCCTCCGATTCTTGCAGTGAGGAGCCTGACAGCACAACACCTCCGGCCAAATCCCCTAGGGGTGGACCTGGGTCGGGAGGCCCCCTTCCCTACCGGAGCAGTGGCTCAGTGGAGCAGAGCCTCATGGTGGGGTTGAGGGTGGATGGCGCGACCCTGCAGTGCCTTGACTGTGGCTTATGTTTTGCCTCCCCTGGCTCCCTGAGCCGGCATCGCTTCATCAGCCACAAGAAGAAACGGGGTGTGGGTAGTGCCagtgccctgggcctgggggatggggaggaagaggtCCCCCCTCTGTCGAGGTCTGACGCAGAGGTTGGAGATTCACCCTTGCCTGCTTCTGGAGACCCACTGACCTGTAAGGTCTGTGGCAAGAGCTGTGACAGCCCTCTCAACCTCAAGACCCATTTCCGCACACATGGCATGGCGTTCATCAGGGCTCGGCAAGGGGGCAGTGGGGACAACTAG